A window of Sutcliffiella cohnii contains these coding sequences:
- a CDS encoding GNAT family N-acetyltransferase translates to MSITLHEVLQSEKDVLRNFYSLYLHDLSKFTSTLEISEEGYFEFDGFEKFWEVEGIVPYFIKLEERIIGFILLLERPFLKALNDFGINDIFILNKYKGKGLGREAVKQLFKEKPGKYFVMELIDNQPAVSFWKKLYSELDIQYEEKEDHIDDEPCLIQTFVV, encoded by the coding sequence ATGTCTATAACTTTACACGAAGTTTTACAATCAGAAAAGGATGTTTTAAGAAATTTTTATTCGTTATACCTTCATGACCTATCAAAATTCACTTCGACACTTGAAATCAGCGAAGAAGGCTACTTTGAGTTCGATGGTTTTGAAAAATTTTGGGAAGTGGAAGGAATCGTTCCGTATTTTATCAAACTAGAAGAAAGAATTATAGGCTTTATTCTGCTACTAGAGCGCCCTTTTTTAAAAGCACTGAATGACTTTGGCATTAATGACATCTTTATTTTAAACAAATATAAAGGAAAAGGTTTGGGAAGAGAAGCAGTAAAGCAGCTTTTTAAAGAGAAGCCTGGAAAATATTTTGTTATGGAGCTAATCGACAACCAACCTGCTGTTTCGTTCTGGAAAAAGCTTTATAGTGAACTCGACATTCAGTATGAAGAAAAAGAAGACCACATCGATGATGAGCCTTGTTTGATTCAGACGTTTGTTGTGTAA
- a CDS encoding polyphosphate polymerase domain-containing protein has translation MAGEIFSRYELKYLIPFHLYEELSQILQTRMVYDKYGDSEGKYNIISLYFDSADKKIYYETRNKRKYRQKLRLRIYNKATLEDNAFFEVKKKYKNRVNKRRTSIKLEHAYQYIDNLLGKHDDISVSNQQIFSEIDSFRNLYNLVPENIVSYDRQAFVGVDDPDLRVTFDYNLRCRKDDLHIEHGPHGTHFVDPNMVVLEVKVDYSVPLWLSRLLSELGCRKGSVSKFCTSVDLLEEEDVEIMMHTLER, from the coding sequence TTGGCAGGTGAAATTTTTAGCCGGTATGAACTGAAATATTTAATTCCGTTTCATCTATATGAAGAGCTCTCACAGATTTTACAAACACGGATGGTTTACGACAAGTACGGGGACTCGGAAGGAAAATACAATATTATTAGTCTCTATTTCGATTCCGCTGATAAAAAAATATACTATGAAACTCGCAACAAAAGGAAATATCGACAAAAACTACGACTTCGTATTTACAACAAGGCTACTTTGGAAGATAACGCTTTTTTTGAAGTTAAAAAGAAGTATAAAAATCGTGTGAACAAGCGCCGGACGAGTATTAAGCTTGAGCATGCTTATCAATATATCGACAATTTGTTAGGAAAACACGACGATATCTCCGTTTCCAATCAGCAAATTTTTAGTGAAATTGATTCGTTCCGCAATCTATATAACTTAGTGCCTGAAAATATCGTAAGCTACGACCGACAGGCTTTCGTTGGGGTTGATGATCCAGATTTACGCGTGACGTTTGATTATAATTTACGCTGCCGGAAAGATGATTTGCATATTGAACACGGCCCACATGGAACCCACTTCGTAGACCCAAATATGGTTGTACTAGAGGTTAAGGTTGATTATAGTGTACCGCTATGGCTCTCCCGCCTTCTAAGTGAACTCGGTTGTCGGAAAGGTAGCGTGTCTAAATTTTGCACGAGTGTTGATTTGTTAGAGGAAGAAGATGTTGAAATAATGATGCACACATTAGAGAGATAA
- a CDS encoding DUF4956 domain-containing protein, whose amino-acid sequence MDSLLEILRQHDTTTRMTIIDGFLAVFLSFILALIITKVYKLTYKGPRYSQSFVHTVIIMGVVVSLIMIVIGNNVAVAFGLVGAFSIIRFRSAMSDPKDIAFIFFAMAAGIACGLGFYLLAIIFTITLSLLIYALYIFNYGNREGAPRTMKITVPENLQYDGLFDDVFAKYTTYQSLTRVQTTNLGTMIQLEYEVLMKDGVKDKDIIDAVRERNSNLNVMINYTDVNY is encoded by the coding sequence ATGGATAGTTTACTAGAAATATTACGTCAGCACGACACGACGACAAGAATGACCATCATTGATGGATTCCTAGCTGTTTTCTTAAGTTTTATTTTAGCGTTAATCATTACGAAAGTTTATAAGCTTACGTACAAAGGGCCGCGATATTCACAGTCGTTTGTCCATACGGTCATCATTATGGGTGTTGTCGTTTCGCTAATTATGATTGTTATCGGTAATAACGTTGCAGTAGCATTCGGGTTAGTTGGAGCATTTTCAATAATTCGTTTCCGTAGTGCAATGAGTGATCCGAAAGATATCGCCTTCATCTTTTTCGCGATGGCTGCCGGAATTGCTTGTGGTCTCGGTTTTTATTTATTAGCAATCATTTTTACGATTACGCTTAGCTTATTAATTTATGCTTTATACATATTTAATTACGGGAACCGCGAAGGAGCACCTCGTACGATGAAAATTACCGTACCAGAAAACTTACAATACGACGGACTCTTTGATGATGTTTTTGCAAAATACACAACATACCAGTCATTAACGCGCGTCCAAACGACAAACCTCGGTACGATGATTCAATTAGAATATGAAGTACTAATGAAAGACGGCGTCAAAGACAAAGACATCATCGACGCAGTCCGCGAACGCAACTCCAACCTCAACGTCATGATCAACTACACCGACGTCAACTACTAA